The Medicago truncatula cultivar Jemalong A17 chromosome 7, MtrunA17r5.0-ANR, whole genome shotgun sequence genome includes the window GATATTACAAAAATGTCTATTTTACCAAAATGCGATAAAGTAATTGTGGGTattaattattcattaaaaaaaagtagtatttagtaatttgaaaatgaactCATACTCAGAGAcaattattatatgatattgACTATAGTTATAATTGAGATTTGTGTTATTACGTGTTATTCATAAAGCGACCTGGATCATATTAATCGTTGAAGACTGCGGATGAGCCTTGTATTCTTGACGATTTGGTTGTTTATTCCGTCTCTGCCATTGTTGGTGACCACCCCCTCAGTCCAAAGAATGACGAGATTCATTTGCCTTCTCACAAACCATCTCCACACCACACACAAATCACATATCCGGTATCAATCAACACTCCAATGGTCGAGCCTCGTTCAAAGGACACGGTTTTTGACAATTTCATGATTCTGTGAGAATTCCACCACCAACCTGGAGCATTTGTGACAACTTTGAACCCCTTGGATTTCCATTGTATCTCTGAAGTAACTAACATCCAATTCATAGGTGGCTTCACCATTATTTGATGATGATCTTAGTTATGTTGGACGCCATAAGGCAGATGTGCATCCAAGTGAACAAGATGAAGCTTATAGGGTTAGGGGAGTGATTAAACGAAAAGCGGCACGACTAATGACTAAAGATGCTATAAAGAAGTTATATGAGCTAACTAATGAAATTGCAAACAAGCATTTAGAATTGGCTATTTCACATGTCAAATTTAACTGATTCTAGGATTAAGTCGAAGAGGCTTCTTCTCGCATCAATTCTTCTTATGAATGTGATGATGTTGTTAAGGTATACAATAAATTCTTACTAAAAAGAGAGCTTGATTTCTATTAAGTGGCACACAAATATTCAAAGTTTCTTGTGCAGTTTTTCGGACAAACCCATTCCATTCACCAATTTTTCTTTGGTGGAAGAGAAAATGTGGGTAAAAATAAGAAGTATACAAAAGTAGAAGGGGATGATGTTTTGATACAAGAAAACTGAAGCCAAAATGTACTCATCATTTGAGAACTTCTTGTTAAGGTTGTCTGTGTCAACGAAAATGTGGCCATAAAATATAATAGCTACAAGACACCCATAGATCACATGTGACAACTTATCCAATGGAAACTGAacctacaacaacaaaaaaaggatCAAACTGTTATTAGATATCAAAAGCACTACTATAAGGGAAAATTTGCTAATTAATTATACTCTAAATAGAG containing:
- the LOC25499161 gene encoding protein LIFEGUARD 4, which codes for MNNDLLYYIISCGKAILVSVISTTAVAFSLTLYTFWAAKRGHDFSILGRFLFEALLVLILFALILVQFPLDKLSHVIYGCLVAIIFYGHIFVDTDNLNKKFSNDEYILASVFLYQNIIPFYFCILLIFTHIFSSTKEKLVNGMGLSEKLHKKL